The DNA region CAATGGCAACTTTACAATCAGCAATCGGCAGTTGTATTTTTTTACATGGTTTTGAATTTTGTAACAAAACTAAACCACCAAACATACAAGATACAGCATTATCACCATGAAACGCTCCAGATATAAGGCTCTCACCATAAATAGCATAATCAATTAACTCATCATATGAATACGGTTTTTCAAAAAAAGCATTCATAGCAACCAAAGCTGCTACTGAAGATGCTGCAGACCCTCCCATTCCCGAGCCAAGAGTTATTCCTTTATTAATATAAACATCAAAACCTATGTTTATATTTTTATCAGCTAGAAATTTTTTAATAACGGCAGTCACGACATTCTTGTCACTATCAAATGGGAGCTTATCAGCTCCTTTAGTGCCTGTTATTTGCTTTATAATTAAATCATTGTCATCTTTTTTAATAAGTTCTACGGTATCGCCTACGCTTTCTAGAGCAAAACCCAAAAGATCATAGCCAACTGCAAAATTAGCACTAGTAGCTGGAGCAAAAGCTTTCGCAGAATTTATATTAGCTAATTTCATGATTATTTTTCTCTTATTACAGTTATAACATCTGCATAAACACCTGCTGCAGTAACCTCAATACCAGCACCAGCACCTTGAATAACCATTGGCTGTGTATACCTTTGAGTACTTATCATTACTATATTATCTGTACCTTTGACATTAGCAAAAGGACTATTTTCATCATAAGCTTGAATACCTACAGTAGCAGTTCCATTTTTTATAGAGCCTACATAATGAACTCCAGCAAAAGCTTGCTTTTTATCCTCAATCTGTTTCATTATTTGATCATTAAATGTTGGTAATTTTTCAAAAAACTCTTCAACACTACAATCTATCAACCCTTCTGGGACTAAATTTTCTATAACCAGATCATTTAGACTAAGATTTAATCCTATTTCTCTTGCCAAAATTATAGTTTTTCTAGCAACATCCATACCAGACAAGTCTTGACGTGGATCTGGCTCTGTATAACCAGCATCGTATGCCATTTTTACAGCATCTGAGAAAATCACTCCATTATTTAGCTGTGTGAATAAATAACTCAATGTTCCTGAGAAAATACCACTGATAGATTTAACTTGGTCACCACTTCTAACCATACTCTGTAAGGTTATAATAACAGGTAGCCCTGCACAAACATTTGTTTCATAAAAAAACATTGAATCACTTTTGCTAGAGGTCTTTCTTAACTCTTGATAGAATTCATAATTTCCTGAATTTGCATACTTATTAGGAGTTACAATACTAATGCCTTTTTGTAAGAAATTAACATAACTTTTCGAAACCTCTTCACTTGCAGTTGCATCTATAACAATTTTTTTAACTGCTGAAGCACGAAACATAAATTCTGCTAATTTTTCTAAGTTTACTGGTTCTATATTTTCCTCAAGCAAATTATCTATGTTTTCAAACAATAAATTCTCATACACAATCCTCATTTGTCTAGAGTTAGTAGCTCCAATAAGCACAAGATTTATACCCTTTTCATACCACTTTTGATAAGTTTGTTTCATCTGCTTGATAAATTCTTTACCAATATTACCAGCTCCAATGACCACGATAGCAATATCATCACTTTTAGTATTATAGTGGCGATGCATTGCTTGAACACCACGAGATTCATCCTCTGCTTTAATAGCAAAAGTAACACTTCGTTCAGATGAACCCTGAGCAATAGCGTGTATATTTATATTTACTAATTTAAGTGAATTTACTAATTTTGCTAATGATCCAGTCTTAGATCTCATACCCTCACCAACTGCAGTTATCAAAGAGTGATGCTTATGCACT from Francisella halioticida includes:
- the thrA gene encoding bifunctional aspartate kinase/homoserine dehydrogenase I, translated to MIVHKFGGSSLATAEKIKNVSNIINCNNEAVVVSASAKTTSNLQKAIDQAIIGNDYNETLNAILDHHSGIIKELIPEDEVLKALIIRDLRNIRNILNTITITNFCADNLRFFILGFGEIWSASILTAYLKSKDNNAYFIDASECLVVNDRSYPVTVNWQQSLEKLDNIKAEHSANVYVITGFIAQNKYGKRTILGLNCSDYSAAIFAKLLQAEKLYIWTDVAGVYSANPQVVPEAKPLTQLTYKEALELAYFGASVVHPLTITPMALERTPIYIKSSYAPEEIGTKISSDIDENQGLIKGLTSASDVAIVRVQGVGMIGVSGISFKVFGALEKAEVSVMMISQASSEYSICFAIDSINADRATEALKQEFANEIKNNLIEEIVVHKHHSLITAVGEGMRSKTGSLAKLVNSLKLVNINIHAIAQGSSERSVTFAIKAEDESRGVQAMHRHYNTKSDDIAIVVIGAGNIGKEFIKQMKQTYQKWYEKGINLVLIGATNSRQMRIVYENLLFENIDNLLEENIEPVNLEKLAEFMFRASAVKKIVIDATASEEVSKSYVNFLQKGISIVTPNKYANSGNYEFYQELRKTSSKSDSMFFYETNVCAGLPVIITLQSMVRSGDQVKSISGIFSGTLSYLFTQLNNGVIFSDAVKMAYDAGYTEPDPRQDLSGMDVARKTIILAREIGLNLSLNDLVIENLVPEGLIDCSVEEFFEKLPTFNDQIMKQIEDKKQAFAGVHYVGSIKNGTATVGIQAYDENSPFANVKGTDNIVMISTQRYTQPMVIQGAGAGIEVTAAGVYADVITVIREK
- a CDS encoding homoserine kinase — its product is MKLANINSAKAFAPATSANFAVGYDLLGFALESVGDTVELIKKDDNDLIIKQITGTKGADKLPFDSDKNVVTAVIKKFLADKNINIGFDVYINKGITLGSGMGGSAASSVAALVAMNAFFEKPYSYDELIDYAIYGESLISGAFHGDNAVSCMFGGLVLLQNSKPCKKIQLPIADCKVAIVCPDLSIETKKARELLKESYDLSKIVEHSACLASVISALYTQDLDLLGENLKDVLIEPRRAKLITGFYDVKDAAYKAGALACGISGSGPTMFALAKEDNIAKVTQAMQNKFNEFNLESDSWISSMSKKGAYLLEKK